In Phacochoerus africanus isolate WHEZ1 chromosome 1, ROS_Pafr_v1, whole genome shotgun sequence, the following are encoded in one genomic region:
- the VHL gene encoding von Hippel-Lindau disease tumor suppressor isoform X2 → MPRKAGKAGNAEEARAGAEEAGAESGTEESDCKELSAKEMEAGRSRPVLRSVNSREPSQVIFCNRSPRVVLPVWLNFDGEPQPYPTLPPGTGRRIHSYRVYTLKERCLQVVRSLVRPENYRRLDIARSLYEDLEDHPNVWKDLERLKQEHMENQRTAGETEDFN, encoded by the exons ATGCCCCGGAAGGCTGGGAAGGCGGGGAACGCGGAAGAGGCCCGGGCCGGCGCGGAGGAGGCGGGCGCCGAGTCTGGCACGGAAGAGTCTGACTGCAAAGAGCTGAGCGCCAAGGAGATGGAGGCCGGGCGGTCCCGGCCTGTGCTGCGCTCGGTGAATTCGCGGGAGCCGTCCCAGGTCATCTTCTGCAACCGCAGCCCGCGCGTCGTGCTGCCCGTGTGGCTCAACTTCGACGGCGAGCCGCAGCCCTACCCGACGCTCCCCCCCGGCACAGGCCGCCGCATCCACAGTTACCGAG TGTATACCCTCAAAGAACGATGCCTCCAGGTTGTGCGAAGCCTAGTCAGGCCTGAGAATTACCGGAGGCTGGACATCGCAAGATCACTCTACGAAGATCTGGAAGACCACCCAAATGTGTGGAAGGACCTGGAGCGACTGAAGCAGGAGCATATGGAAAATCAGCGGACGGCAGGGGAGACTGAAGACTTTAACTGA
- the VHL gene encoding von Hippel-Lindau disease tumor suppressor isoform X1 — MPRKAGKAGNAEEARAGAEEAGAESGTEESDCKELSAKEMEAGRSRPVLRSVNSREPSQVIFCNRSPRVVLPVWLNFDGEPQPYPTLPPGTGRRIHSYRGHLWLFRDAGTSDGLLVNQTELFVPSLNVDGQPIFANITLPVYTLKERCLQVVRSLVRPENYRRLDIARSLYEDLEDHPNVWKDLERLKQEHMENQRTAGETEDFN; from the exons ATGCCCCGGAAGGCTGGGAAGGCGGGGAACGCGGAAGAGGCCCGGGCCGGCGCGGAGGAGGCGGGCGCCGAGTCTGGCACGGAAGAGTCTGACTGCAAAGAGCTGAGCGCCAAGGAGATGGAGGCCGGGCGGTCCCGGCCTGTGCTGCGCTCGGTGAATTCGCGGGAGCCGTCCCAGGTCATCTTCTGCAACCGCAGCCCGCGCGTCGTGCTGCCCGTGTGGCTCAACTTCGACGGCGAGCCGCAGCCCTACCCGACGCTCCCCCCCGGCACAGGCCGCCGCATCCACAGTTACCGAG GTCACCTTTGGCTCTTCCGAGATGCTGGGACATCCGATGGGCTTCTAGTTAACCAAACTGAACTATTTGTGCCATCTCTCAATGTTGATGGACAGCCGATTTTTGCCAATATCACACTACCAG TGTATACCCTCAAAGAACGATGCCTCCAGGTTGTGCGAAGCCTAGTCAGGCCTGAGAATTACCGGAGGCTGGACATCGCAAGATCACTCTACGAAGATCTGGAAGACCACCCAAATGTGTGGAAGGACCTGGAGCGACTGAAGCAGGAGCATATGGAAAATCAGCGGACGGCAGGGGAGACTGAAGACTTTAACTGA